The Equus caballus isolate H_3958 breed thoroughbred chromosome 25, TB-T2T, whole genome shotgun sequence nucleotide sequence TTGCCTCCTTGCCGTTTCTTAACTCTGTGCCGCCCTTCTATTCCCATAGTCACTGCTACATCATCCAGGCCTCGTTTTCTTTTACCTGGGCTACAGAACAGCCTCCTACCCAGCCACCGTCCTCTAGCCTGTCCACGCCAATCCATCCTGAGTTTTACAGTCACAGGGATGTTTCTAAAATGCAACCTGACCATGTAATTGCTCCACTGAAAAATGTCCTATGACAGTACTATTTAcacaataaaatccaaattctttaGACTGGCTTTTGAGCACCTTCAGGACCTGTCTTTTCTGTACCTTTCTCTCCAGTCATTTCTCCCCTCATTTCTCTCTCAGATACCTTCTCTCTAGACCTTAATCCACAGGATTTCTTTTGGTTCTCTGCACAAGCCAACCAACCAGGATCTCCAACATCTAGGACTTTGTGTTATTCTCCTGGCTTCCTGTTGTTCTCTACAATCTGCCTAGAAAAATCTCACTTCGAGATGCAGCTCAAATGTCTTTCCTTCTGGCAAGCATTCCTTAATTATGCAAGTAGAGGTACTCACTCCCTAGTCTGTGCTTGCACAATCCCTCATACGCCCCTCAATCTCCACCAATATCACCTTGGATTGTAGATTATATCTGCTTCTATTTGTCTCCCAATTCCCTAAACCAAGAATGGGGGCTCTCTGCTCAGAGTCAGAAACCATGTCTGCATCATCTGTGATTCCAACACCCctccccccgacacacacaataggtgctcagtaaatgggcATGGAATCAGAATAGCATGTTGAAGTTTAACTCACATTCTTCCCTTGAAGCATTCCACAGTAGAGTGAGACTCCTAACAGCAAATCTATTTCTATGGTCAGAACCCACTTGAGAGCTCAGCAGCAAGATGTGTTCTAGAATCAGCATTGttaacagaactttctgtgatgatggaaacgttctataTCTGCACTAATACAGTAGCCTCTAGCCACATGTGGatcctgagcacttgaaatgtgactagcacaaatgaaaactgaatttttaattttatttaaatttaaaaagccatcTGAGGTTAGCACCTAGTAAATTGAACAGTACAGTTCTATGTTCTCTTTGGTAAGGAGCCTTTGTAGGAAATAAAAATTCCTTCACTAATTCAGCTGTGTCTGGCTCCTGCCTTGTGCTTGGGGCTCAAGGGATTGGATAAAGCGGGATGGGGTACCTTATGAAGCTCAAAGCTACAGGGAGCCCTGCATGGCCAGTGAGTTCTTCCTACCTGTATAGGGCCTGGGAAAACCATCATTCTACAGAGAGTGAAGCCCACAGGTGGACTTTGTAGGCAGCCTCAGGCTGCACTGCTGGATTCTAGGCAAATAAGGAGGCCATGCTTGCTGGGCCAGCTCTGCAAATCCTGACAACACTACACCAGGCTGACTGCTATCCAAACACTCAGTCGGCCCAGAGATCTACAGCACAGGAGACAGTAAATTGATGGTAACAATGAATTAGAGGCTCAAGATAAGGGGTTAGGTCATCTGCAAAATCACATAGCTTTGTTTACAGGACCAAGTGTCAGCTGGGTTCACAACTCTGTCACTTATGGATCACTCTGAAGCCAGAAAGCATCActaaaaaggaaatttagaaaaccAGGGGAGAGAGTCAGCACCCagactcctccctccctcagctgTGCAAAGGGCTCTGGAGGGTCCTGGAGCTTTGCTCTCAGCCTAAGATTCAGCTTGACTTTAAGCCATGGTGATTGGGTGGCAGAAGGACACACACCCCAGTCCTGTGTAGAGAAGTATGAGGGCTGGTATCCTACCTTCTCCAGCTTTCATCAATGGGGGcactttttccttcctctttcttggtgCTCTGAAAGCCCAtgactttcattattttaaactgTCCAATAAAGGTGAACTACCGAAATGTCTATTTAACTGTGATTTAAGCTTTCTTTTTCACATGGATAAATTAATAAACCAGGGAAGTTCTATCAACAGATCATTTGTCCTGATTTTGGGATGTTATCACGTGCTCCAGGTCGCCAAAGTGAGTGAGTAAAAGACCTGCTCTAGACAGGGAGGTCAGAACGATCCTGGCCAGATGAGATGAGGCTTTATGCCAGAAAATGTTGAGGAGAAGAGCTCAGTCTCTTACACCTATGCTCTTACCATGTCACTGCATCTCAGACGCAGTGAAAGAGCCTAAGCTTTGCAGTCGGGCAGGCATAGGTTCGAATCCAGGctctggattcaaacccaaaACCCTCAAGGGCAGGtctctctgaatttcagtttcctcatctataaaacaggcaTAATAACACCTATAATGCTGGAGGCTGTGAGGAAAAAAGACAATAATATAAAAcacctagcccagtgcctggcacacagtaggtaccaCAGTGGCTCCTAGGTCTCCTTCTGAGACTGTAATCTACAGCTCAGAGCCCTCACCTTGTAGACAAagtttaggtttttgtttttcccagacACATTATCTTACCTTAGTAATCCAGATGTGATAAAAACAATTTAGCACTCTGCTAAATTTTGCTGCACAATataatttattcctcacaactaCCTTTTTGAGGAAGTGTTGTTATTACCCTATTTCAAAAATTCAGAACCTGAGGATCAGAGACTTGACAAAGGTTACAaagctagtcagtggcagagtGAGGATTCAAATCCAGCCCTGTGTGGCTTTAATGCCCATCCCTTGGAGTGCCAGGCAACACTGCCACCTTGCAGGAATGACAGTGGTTTGGTTGCTTGGGACTTCCTCCCCAGCCAGCAGCTCTCACCTGTGTAGTTCTTCATCAGAGGGTGAGTACTTGGCGGTGACATCAGCCAGCTCCCCAAAGATCTGCTTGCTGTAAACGGTGAGGGAGGACAGCAGGATTAATTCCTGCCATGTAGAGCTCAGGAGGCACGTGTAATCCTTGATTGAGAGCTCACAGAAAAAAGGCAGTTTCTTGATCCAGGCAATCTGCCTAAAAAGCAGCTCATCAGCAAGGCGGCAAAGCAGGGCAAACAGCTCTGCCTGGGTCACAGCATATCTGAGGGTAGAGATGCAAAAAGGTCACTTCCAGTGGCCAGAGGGTGAGGATGGGGGCACAGGGAGAGAGTACTCCTAAAGGCACAAAGGGTCTAGCAGTGGGCTCCTTGCCCTTGCCCACAGATCTGCAGCTCCATCCAATTCAGTCTAATGATAAAGAGACTGGGGCCAGCAGTAAGCTCAGGGCTGGAGAGGCGGGTCTGGCGAGAAAAGGTAGCTGAGGAGAAAGCTTAGAAATTCAAGCCATTATCAAGgagtatgacttttttttttgaggaagattagccctgagctaactactgccagtcctcctctttttgctgaggaagcttggccctgagctaacatccgtgcccatcttcctctactttatacgtgggatgcctaccacagtatggcgtgctaagcggtgccatgtccgtacccgggatctgaactggtgaaccccgggccgccgaaaagcggaacgtgagaacttaactgctgcgccaccaggccagcccctcaaggagTATGACTTTTAATGTTGATGTCCACTAATGTCCCATGTATTAGAGAAAATTCCCAGTCACTCCTGCACTAGTTTTGGCAATGAGAGCTCCTTTAGGGTGGATCTGGTGTCCACCCAATACAAGGACTGGCACAAAAGTGAGCCTTGGGGCCAGAATGCTGAAAGAGAACAGAACACGTTCAGAAGCTTTTCCTGCTCTCACTGCACCCCCTGGTGGTGAGAGTTCAGGAACTAGAGTTGCTCAGCCCTTCCAAGCTACTACTGGATGGAAGGAGCAGGGCATTTCTCATCTCTGGGCTGATGAAATGGGGTcccagttttctttctctcaaggCCCCTTGGCATGACTCTCCCCTACACCCCCCATgctcagattttaaaaagttttgtgtgGCTTTCTTGTAGGTAGATACTtgaatttcctcttctgaaatTAGAGACTAGCTTAAGAAATCTCAGGATACCTTTTGGGAGGTCTAAGCTTGATAACACTCAAACAGCCTATGCTCCAGGCCAAAGGAGTGGGTGGGCCTAAAGACTGAACTATTACCTCCCCAGGTAGAGCTTAGAGAGGACTGAACAAGTACTCCTGCCTGCTCAGGCCTGCACACAGAGCACACAGCACCAGGCTACCCATAGGTGTGTTGGCTAGAATGTGGACAGGCCAGTCAGTTAGCACCCTGAGTGCCCCGTAAAAGAGCCTAGACTTGATGCATGATTATCCCCAAAATTACAGCTCATCTCTGGCACAGAAGCACTCAGACCCATCCCAGAGCCCGGCTTACCTAGGCCCAGGCAAAAACAAAAGCCCTTAATCCCAATTTCATATGGATTGGTAAATAGCCCCAACGCTATGAGAAAAAATGCTCAACAGAAAAATAAGGGGCCACTGACTTCAAAGAGAAGCACAGATTTCATCCATTATCCCCCTGACTCATTCTGAAGCCAAGGATGAAGGTGGCACGGGTAGGGAACATTTTGAAGCTGCAAGAGCTAAATAGGGCAGGGCTCACTCACCCATCTTCGATCAACATGGGCGTGCCCAATGGTTCCAGGTCCTCGGCTGACACCAGCTGGTGAATCAGACTGTATGACTGGGGATCCAGGCTGCGAGCTTGTGGGGGCAGAAGCGGCGAGTGGGAAGAATAGCTAAAAAGGTGCGGTATGTATTGATAGTGTGGAGGCACAGACATGCCCATGTACTGCTCCCTGAATGCCATGAATCCGTTTAGTTCCACAGACCTACTGAAGAGAAAAGTCTCATGTCAAGCAGAACCATGGCAGGTCTACCGCCTACTCACAGGAAATGAGCCAGAAGGTGGCTCAGGTGTTCTTTGCCCATGCAGTCTGTCTTCATCAAGTCAGGGACATAATTAATGGTTCCATGCATGTCTCCCCCACCAGACTGGGACTCTGGGCGGGTGTGTGTAGGTGTGGCTCACCACTGGACACCCAGGACCTGGCAGAGGAggtactgaataaatattagttgaatgaatttTTAGTACAGGTGCCACATTTGGAGAGTTAACGGATACTCACAGACTATGATGACAGAGGTGAGTGTTTGTATTTTTAACTGCTACgaaaaataaagcacagacaGGCTAAGTGCCTtgctaggccacaaaacaaatccgGTACCTAGCAAGGAAGCTGGCATGTGGTAACAACTCCCTGAACATTCAAAGGAAGGAATGAACTAAGGAACAACTGAATGAATAACAGTTACAATGAAATACCAAGAGAAACACAGattcttattttcctccttttcctggaGAAATCTAACCATTCTGTcaactagttaaaaaaaaaaatcctctagtTTTACCCAGAAGCATCTCCTgtaacaggggtcagcaaactatggcccatggccattaaaaaatgaagttttactTGAACatagccacactcattcatttacatattgtctctggctgcttttgcactctataatggcagagttgagcaggtgaCACCCAGACCATatagcctgcaaagcctaaaatatttactatgtggcctTTATAGAAAAGTTTGTCAATCCTTGCCCTATAAGAAATATTTCTGGGAAAAGGAAAGCTTCCCTGGTGGCTGACAGCAATATTTCACACCTAACAACTAACTACTAACCTAAGATaccattctgctttttttttgaggaagattagccctgagctaactgctgccaatcctcctctttttgctgaggaagcttggccctgagctaacatccatgcccatcttcctccactttatacgtgggacgcctaccacagcatggcttttgccaagcggtgccatgtctgcacccgggatccaagctggcaaaccccaggcagccgagaagcagaacatgcgcacttaactgctgcgccactgggctggcccctaagataGCATTCTTGAATGAAGAGTCTCCAAATTGGTATTGAATGACAGCAGCAAATTTGACTAGCTTAAAAAGTTTTCactgtttcttaaaatttataaagtgaaaaattttCCTCTTGCTGAGGTAGAGAAATTATAACAATTCAATATCGTCAATGtagtttgttttatttcagtgataaagtaaatgagagaaaagagCTACATTTAAAGGGTTATTCTGTTAGGTGAAGAACGTGTGGGCACGGATAGCAGCTATAGAACTTCATCAGTCTGCAGAAGAGACTGTTGACATTTTCATGGTCTTTAGCAACAAACGGGCTGTGAAATGCTGCTTTGCACCATCCTAGCCACTACCCCCAAAGAGTGAGGGAACAAAAGTACAATGGCAGAGACAGACTGGCAAGAATACTCAGCCCAGAGGATCCTTGTGGGTCCACTCCTTGGCTGATCCCTAGATAATGCTGCATTTGTCCCGAAGCTCACCTGGAGGACAGTGTGGAGCCTGGTGAGGGTTGGTTGCTCTCTGAAGCCCTGTTCCCAGGGGAACTGTGGTCACTGTCACCATGGTTGCTCCAGTGATTGGCCTCTTCCTCAAATTCCTGACCAGACATGATCCTTTCGATCTCTTCCTCTGATATCTTTGACAAAGAATTGATACGTGTTAGTGCTCTGCTCCTTCCTTACTACTGAGAATTTATTTAAACTTCAGAGGGATTCCCAGAACTCTGCAGAGAGAAAGCAGGATTCCCTTCCCTGCACTCCCATACTCCAGGTCTCTCACTAGTCTTAGGACAGCTTGGCTGCTCACCTCCCTGCACGTGGCTCACCATGGCCTTCTCCTGCCCATTTATTCCTCTCGCAAGCCACAAAGCCTCTAGGTTCTTCAACACTTCTCCTTGTCCTTGAGTCTATTCTTTCCTACCCCTGAAACACCACTCTTCAATAACAAACTCCTACCTGCCCTTTAAGATCCAATTCAAATGCCAGCTTCTTTGTGAATCCTTCTATCTACCCTACCTAGACAGAATTTTAGGTCCTTTTCTATCCATTCATAATTCTGCGTATTCTGAGAGAGGCAgaatagcatagtggttaagagtatGAATTCTAGAGTCAGACCACCTTTGGTATAATCTAGACTCTGACACTTTCTTGTTGTAaatccttgggcaagtcacttaactatTTGAACCTAAGTTCCTTTATCTGGACAGTGCATAATATTATCTATCTCATCAAATTGCTGTGAGGACTAAATTAGTTAATGTATTATCACATGTTTAGAAAAGAACCTAGCGCACAGCAACAATTATGCATGGTTGACAATGATATCTTCATCATcactgttgttatttttaaatcacttatgAATATGTCTCATAAAAATATCCTCTACAAGACCTAAGGCTATGGTAGCACCTAGAAAAAACTAAGTACTCAATAAACGCACGTTGGATAAACGAAGAAACGTTCACTTATTAAGTACTGATGATGAAACCTGACATGGATTTTCTTAGTAAGAAAGACATTCTTAAGCCTActgaataaataagaagaaactgCAGCTCAGACAAGTGAACTGATGTGCTC carries:
- the NR6A1 gene encoding nuclear receptor subfamily 6 group A member 1 isoform X7, whose product is MKKEIFPSHQYQTSIVLKKESVVILPPSSDLVLVSSFVISFCCSHSIREDGMPGGRNKSIGPVQISEEEIERIMSGQEFEEEANHWSNHGDSDHSSPGNRASESNQPSPGSTLSSSRSVELNGFMAFREQYMGMSVPPHYQYIPHLFSYSSHSPLLPPQARSLDPQSYSLIHQLVSAEDLEPLGTPMLIEDGYAVTQAELFALLCRLADELLFRQIAWIKKLPFFCELSIKDYTCLLSSTWQELILLSSLTVYSKQIFGELADVTAKYSPSDEELHRFSDEGMEVIERLIYLYHKFHQLKVSNEEYACMKAINFLNQDIRGLTSASQLEQLNKRYWYICQDFTEYKYTHQPNRFPDLMMCLPEIRYIAGKMVNVPLEQLPLLFKVVLHSCKTSVGKE